A stretch of DNA from Chromatiales bacterium 21-64-14:
CGCGACAGCACCGTGGCGTTGAGGGAATGGATGTGGAGCACGGCACCGATGGCCGGATCACGGCGATAGAGCGCCGTGTGCAGCGCGGTCTCGGCGGAGGGTCGCGCCGTGCTGCCCACCGCTTCCCCATCCAGGTCCACTACCATGATCCCTTCCGCGTCGAGATCGCCCTTATGGGTACCAGAGACCGTGATCGCGATACGGTCCGTGCTGATGCGCGCCGACAGGTTGCCGCTGGTGGCGGGCAGCCAGCCCCGCGCATAGAATTGCCGCCCCGCCTCGATGAGCTCGGTGGCGCGTTGTGCGCGGACCGGTTCGGCGCGCGGGACGGGGTCGACGTTGGTTTGAGCCATGGTACTCACCCCTTGCGGGTCGTAGCACGAAGGCCGCGCTGCGCGGCCCCCGGTGGAAACGCAGATTCCCGGGTCAGAAGAGATCCAGGTCGGTGACCGCGCCGCGTGCCGCGGTGGAGACCAGCCGCGCGTATTTGGCCAGCACGCCCCGGGTATAGCGCGGTGCCGGCGCACGCCATGCGGCGCGCCGGCGCGCCAGTTCTGCCTCGGGCACCTCGAGTTGCAACAGGTGCCGATGGGCGTCGATGGTGATGGTGTCGCCGTCGCGCACCAGCGCGATGGCGCCGCCCACCGCCGCCTCGGGCGCTACATGGCCTACGACCATGCCGAAGGTGCCGCCGGAGAAGCGCCCGTCGGTGATGAGTCCCACGCTGTCGCCCAGACCCGCGCCGATCAGCGCCGAGGTCGGTGCCAGCATCTCGCGCATGCCGGGGCCGCCCTTGGGGCCCTCGTGGCGGATCACCAGCACGTCGCCCGGGCGCACGCGGTTCGCGAGGATCGCCTCCAGGCATTCCTCCTCCGATTCGAATACCCGCGCCGGGCCGCTCATGCTGGGGCTCTTCACCCCGGTGACCTTGGCCACTGCGCCTTCAGTGGCCAGGTTGCCGCGCAATATCACCAGGTGACCTTGCGGGTACATCGGCCGATCCCAGGGGCGGATCACTTCCTGTCCGGCGGGCGGCTCGGGCGGCACGTCCTTCAGTACTTCGGCGATGGTCGGTCCACCGATGGTGCGGCAGTCCCCGTGCAGCACCCCGTGGTCGAGCAGCATCTTCATGACTTGGGGCACGCCGCCGGCCTGGTGCAGGTCCACGGTGACAAAACGCCCGGAGGGCTTGAGATCAGCCAGGACCGGCACCCGCGTGCGGATGCGCTCGAAGTCATCGAGAGTCAGTTCTACCCCGGCTGCGTGGGCGATGGCGGGCAGATGCAGCACCGCGTTGGTGGAGCCGCCGAGCGCCATGACCACGGCGATGGCGTTCTCGAACGCCGCCTTCGTCAGGATCTGGCGCGGCAGGATCTGGCGGCGGATCGCCTCGACCAGCACCTGCGCGGAACGCACGGCGCTCTCCGCCTTCTCGTGATCCTCGGCGGCCATGGTGGAGGAGTAGGGCAGGCTCATGCCCATGGCCTCGAAGGCGCTCGACATGGTGTTTGCGGTGTACATGCCGCCGCATGCCCCGGCCCCGGGGCATGCGCTGCGTTCCACCGCCGCCAATTCCTGCGCGTCAATCTTGTGGGCGGCGAACTGGCCCACCGCCTCGAAAACACTGACGATGGTGAGATCGCGGCCGTCGTGGCGCCCGGGCTTGATGGTGCCGCCGTAGACGAAGATCGCCGGGATGTTGAGCCGCGCAATGGCCATCATCGCGCCTGGCATGTTCTTGTCACACCCACCGAAGGCCAGTACCCCGTCCATGCTCTGGGCGCCGCACACCGTTTCGATGGAGTCCGCGATCACTTCCCGGGACACCAGCGAGTACTTCATCCCTTCGGTGCCCATAGAAATGCCGTCGGAAACGGTGATGGTGCCGAACACCTGGGGCATGGCCCCGGCGCCGCGCAGGGCCTCGGCGGCCCCGTTCGCCAGATCGTTGATGCCGAGGTTGCACGGCGTCAGGTTACTGTAGGCGTTGGCGATGCCGACGATCGGTTTGGTGAAGTCAGCGTCACCGAAGCCCACCGCCCGCAACATGGCGCGGTTCGGGCTGCGCCGCGCGCCTTCGGTAATTACGCGGCTGCGTGGATTGTCGGCCATTCGGTCGGTTCCTTAGGTCTGGTTGTGGCGGACGTGTGCCCGCTTAAAGTGGGGATTATAGGACGATCGGCGCCGGCCCCGCATCCTCCGCGGCCGGGATGCTTTCCGGGGGCGGTGTCATGCGGTTCCCGAGGCCACCAGCTGGCGTGCCTCGCTCAGCACGAACTGGCGGAAGGTCTCCGCCATTGGGGACAGGCGCTTGCCTTGGCGGTACACCACGTACCAATGGCGTACGATCGGGAAGCCCTCGGCGTCGAGTGTGGCCAGCGCCCCGGCGCGCAGTTCCAACGGCAGCGTGTGGAGGGAGACGATCCCCAGGCCGAGCCCGGCATGCACGGCCTGCTTGATGGCCTCATTACTGTTCATCTCCATGCCGCTGGCGAGGGCGACGCCGCGCTCCGTGAAGAACCGTTCCATCGCGGTCCGGGTGCCGGATGCGCGCTCGCGCAACAGAAAACGTTCCTGCCGCAGCCGGGCCAGCGGGATGCGCCGGTGTCCCACCAAGGGG
This window harbors:
- a CDS encoding methylthioribulose-1-phosphate dehydratase; this translates as MAQTNVDPVPRAEPVRAQRATELIEAGRQFYARGWLPATSGNLSARISTDRIAITVSGTHKGDLDAEGIMVVDLDGEAVGSTARPSAETALHTALYRRDPAIGAVLHIHSLNATVLSRVFGDALPLRDYEILKAFAGVDTHATELKVPIFPNDQDIPRLARRIEEHMTASGPLHGYLIAGHGLYAWGRSVAEARRHVEALEFLFDCEMNLYRMGRI
- a CDS encoding dihydroxy-acid dehydratase, whose protein sequence is MADNPRSRVITEGARRSPNRAMLRAVGFGDADFTKPIVGIANAYSNLTPCNLGINDLANGAAEALRGAGAMPQVFGTITVSDGISMGTEGMKYSLVSREVIADSIETVCGAQSMDGVLAFGGCDKNMPGAMMAIARLNIPAIFVYGGTIKPGRHDGRDLTIVSVFEAVGQFAAHKIDAQELAAVERSACPGAGACGGMYTANTMSSAFEAMGMSLPYSSTMAAEDHEKAESAVRSAQVLVEAIRRQILPRQILTKAAFENAIAVVMALGGSTNAVLHLPAIAHAAGVELTLDDFERIRTRVPVLADLKPSGRFVTVDLHQAGGVPQVMKMLLDHGVLHGDCRTIGGPTIAEVLKDVPPEPPAGQEVIRPWDRPMYPQGHLVILRGNLATEGAVAKVTGVKSPSMSGPARVFESEEECLEAILANRVRPGDVLVIRHEGPKGGPGMREMLAPTSALIGAGLGDSVGLITDGRFSGGTFGMVVGHVAPEAAVGGAIALVRDGDTITIDAHRHLLQLEVPEAELARRRAAWRAPAPRYTRGVLAKYARLVSTAARGAVTDLDLF